The following proteins are co-located in the Micromonospora viridifaciens genome:
- a CDS encoding STAS domain-containing protein codes for MSTRISCEVREEPAVTVVRLAGELDLVTMRSVHTELERCLAAQPDALVVDLERLAVADRLALSVFAAAARRAADWPAVPVVLCAPPPTAAAWLAETTACRVVPVRPDRAEAAALAGAAAAPRLRARLEPVADACRRARELVADACGRWNIPELAGPASLVLTELVGNVVRHARTPMQVTLTLRRPYLRVAVMDGSPADARAVTTRDPGPRAGAG; via the coding sequence ATGTCGACCCGGATCAGCTGCGAGGTCCGCGAGGAGCCGGCGGTCACCGTGGTACGGCTCGCCGGAGAACTCGACCTGGTCACCATGCGGTCGGTGCACACCGAGCTGGAACGCTGCCTCGCCGCCCAGCCGGACGCGCTCGTGGTCGACCTGGAACGGCTCGCCGTGGCGGACCGGCTGGCGTTGTCCGTCTTCGCGGCCGCCGCCCGGCGGGCGGCCGACTGGCCCGCCGTGCCGGTGGTGCTCTGCGCCCCGCCGCCGACGGCAGCCGCCTGGCTCGCCGAGACGACGGCCTGCCGGGTGGTCCCGGTCCGTCCCGACCGGGCCGAGGCCGCCGCCCTGGCGGGTGCGGCGGCGGCGCCCCGACTACGGGCTCGGCTGGAGCCCGTCGCCGACGCCTGTCGGCGGGCCCGGGAACTGGTGGCCGACGCGTGCGGCCGGTGGAACATCCCCGAACTGGCTGGCCCGGCCTCGCTGGTGCTCACCGAGTTGGTCGGCAACGTGGTCCGGCACGCACGAACCCCGATGCAGGTGACGCTGACCCTGCGCCGGCCGTACCTGCGGGTGGCCGTGATGGACGGCAGCCCGGCCGACGCGCGGGCCGTGACCACCCGTGACCCGGGGCCGAGGGCGGGCGCGGGCTGA
- the ctaD gene encoding aa3-type cytochrome oxidase subunit I: protein MPKRVVTDPPRDRGPAILAPAHFGGFPGPVRQALKGNSLWRLLRTTDHKLIGLMYLTTSFGFFLAAGIEAMLIRAELARPGLQFLSPEQYNQLFTTHGFAMLLLFATPAALGMANFLVPIQIGAPDVSFPRLNAFGYWLFFFGGLMLYGSFLTPGGSADFGWFAYPPLSSWQHSPGPGPNMVLVGLVISGLGTILTAVNLIATIVTLRAPGMTMFRMPIFTWNMLLTSVLIIFVFPLLAAALLALLSDRLLHSHVYDPTTGGPMIYQHLFWFFGHPEVYIIAVPFFGIITEIIPVFSRKPIFGYTGLVFATISITVLSMSVWAHHMFGTGQVLLPFFSVLSFLIAVPTGVKFFNWIGTLWKGQLTFETPMLFAIGFLVTFLFGGLTGVLLASPPLDFHTTDTYFVVAHFHYVLFGTVVFAFFGGIYFWFPKMTGRLLDERLGKMHFWTMFLGFHTTFLVQHWLGNEGMPRRYVDYLPGDGFTILNMVSSLGSFVLGISTLFFMYNVWKSWRYGAKVTVDDPWGFGNSLEWATTCPPPLRNFDRMPRIRSERPAFDAKYGPLVADLGRDLPQRTTKPPQHFAEELHHVPKVPESPAAEGAHGAREAVEYQPAPQSGARPVEVPEPEEIRRPSFEETGEPEGTTIQRGEREPRENERWRNPRGHEDTPEQ from the coding sequence ATGCCCAAGCGGGTAGTCACGGATCCGCCACGGGACCGGGGGCCCGCGATCCTCGCGCCGGCCCACTTCGGCGGGTTTCCCGGCCCGGTCCGGCAGGCGCTCAAGGGGAACTCACTGTGGCGCCTGCTGCGCACCACGGACCACAAGCTGATCGGCCTGATGTACCTGACCACGTCCTTCGGCTTCTTCCTGGCCGCCGGGATCGAGGCGATGCTGATCCGGGCCGAACTGGCCCGACCGGGGCTGCAGTTCCTCTCCCCGGAGCAGTACAACCAGCTCTTCACCACCCACGGTTTCGCGATGCTGCTGCTCTTCGCCACGCCCGCGGCGCTGGGGATGGCAAACTTCCTCGTCCCGATCCAGATCGGCGCACCGGACGTCTCGTTCCCCCGGCTGAACGCCTTCGGCTACTGGCTGTTCTTCTTCGGCGGCCTGATGCTGTACGGCAGCTTCCTCACGCCGGGCGGGTCAGCCGACTTCGGGTGGTTCGCCTACCCGCCGTTGAGCAGCTGGCAGCACTCCCCCGGCCCCGGGCCGAACATGGTGCTGGTCGGGCTGGTCATCAGCGGTCTGGGCACCATCCTCACCGCCGTCAACCTGATCGCCACCATCGTCACCCTGCGCGCGCCCGGGATGACCATGTTCCGGATGCCGATCTTCACCTGGAACATGCTGCTCACCAGCGTCCTGATCATCTTCGTGTTCCCGCTGCTGGCGGCCGCGCTGCTCGCGCTGCTCTCGGACCGGCTGCTCCACTCGCACGTCTACGACCCGACAACCGGCGGGCCGATGATCTACCAGCACCTGTTCTGGTTCTTCGGCCATCCCGAGGTCTACATCATCGCGGTGCCGTTCTTCGGGATCATCACCGAGATCATCCCGGTCTTCTCCCGCAAGCCGATCTTCGGCTACACCGGTCTGGTATTCGCCACCATCTCGATCACCGTGCTGTCGATGAGCGTGTGGGCGCACCACATGTTCGGCACCGGGCAGGTGCTGCTGCCGTTCTTCAGCGTCCTCAGCTTCCTGATCGCGGTGCCGACCGGCGTCAAGTTCTTCAACTGGATCGGGACGCTGTGGAAGGGCCAGCTCACCTTCGAGACGCCGATGCTCTTCGCCATCGGCTTCCTGGTCACCTTCCTGTTCGGCGGCCTCACCGGCGTACTGCTGGCCAGCCCGCCGCTGGACTTCCACACCACCGACACCTACTTCGTGGTCGCCCACTTCCACTACGTCCTCTTCGGCACCGTGGTCTTCGCGTTCTTCGGCGGAATCTACTTCTGGTTCCCGAAGATGACCGGGCGGCTGCTCGACGAGCGGCTGGGCAAGATGCACTTCTGGACGATGTTCCTCGGCTTCCACACCACGTTTCTCGTACAGCACTGGCTGGGCAACGAGGGCATGCCCCGCCGGTACGTCGACTACCTGCCCGGCGACGGCTTCACCATCCTGAACATGGTCTCGTCGCTCGGGTCGTTCGTCCTCGGCATATCCACGCTCTTCTTCATGTACAACGTCTGGAAGTCCTGGCGCTACGGGGCGAAGGTCACGGTGGACGATCCCTGGGGCTTCGGTAACTCGCTGGAGTGGGCCACCACCTGCCCGCCCCCGCTGCGCAACTTCGACCGGATGCCACGGATCCGCTCCGAGCGGCCGGCCTTCGACGCCAAGTACGGTCCGCTCGTCGCCGACCTCGGGCGCGACCTGCCGCAGCGCACCACCAAGCCGCCGCAGCACTTCGCCGAGGAACTGCACCACGTGCCGAAGGTTCCGGAGTCGCCGGCCGCCGAGGGCGCGCACGGCGCCCGCGAGGCCGTCGAGTACCAGCCCGCGCCGCAGTCCGGCGCCCGCCCGGTCGAGGTGCCGGAGCCGGAGGAGATCCGCCGGCCCAGCTTCGAGGAGACCGGCGAGCCCGAGGGCACCACCATCCAGCGTGGGGAGCGGGAACCGCGGGAGAACGAGCGGTGGCGGAACCCCCGCGGACACGAGGACACCCCGGAGCAGTGA
- a CDS encoding zinc ribbon domain-containing protein, which yields MLLRTGVDEKTGEVLSPAVLAERVGWCADLVAAMVGALLVEHWKSVDVEVLASGRDAGGRRLPSNAWMALRRLGWTVTPPAGVKVNDRVVRMAQEQAGRVLRSVKWRVDVTAGVLSTWPADPRRRTPVEWDQVRTAIPGGEGLPSSVIKGRTRQVAAFLAVNGRLPVDVFELEGAPRVPRMLLLAACDRQQATIERNDTDPAKALLRVQLPTRADPRSYRDWTWVACPISLPPTVPASAILHLPTLRVTSRQVRADVAYTHAVPKAKRAGHTVALGVDWGLNTLLSAGALRLHPDGRITALGAGGQFRAAGVLAKQHRLRRHGQRLHAKADHYQRLAGGDSQHNLAGKHAVLRDEIRHVSARRSKLNDALAWAAARWAVDQAIAARATVIYVEDLRSMEARGMGATMNTRLSQQVRGKIVDRMRHLAAEHGVAVVTVPARNTSKHCPQCLTPLRHCKAPDRPSVAGWKWAICPHQSCGWQGDRDHGAWRRIAARGLTHQAKTVTDKTSGHMVIRTVVDTLEATAVVTPTACKASRRDRSKTGPTRHQPPRPAPRRRRAPSPTRPHHGRAGKRPEGHAPTDRNRLPRAAHRHQGVNTISTPTTGHRPRGAALGAGFHFHAHASPPRWETIPEIQSNSGSLS from the coding sequence GTGCTGCTGCGGACGGGGGTGGACGAGAAGACGGGCGAGGTGCTGTCCCCGGCGGTGTTGGCGGAGCGGGTGGGCTGGTGCGCCGATCTGGTGGCGGCCATGGTGGGCGCGCTGCTGGTGGAGCACTGGAAGAGCGTGGATGTGGAGGTGTTGGCTTCCGGGCGGGACGCGGGTGGGCGGCGGTTGCCGTCGAATGCGTGGATGGCGTTGCGGCGGCTGGGCTGGACGGTCACCCCGCCTGCGGGTGTGAAGGTCAATGACCGGGTTGTGCGGATGGCGCAGGAGCAGGCGGGGCGTGTTCTGCGTTCGGTGAAGTGGCGTGTTGATGTGACCGCCGGGGTCCTGTCGACCTGGCCGGCCGATCCGCGCCGGCGCACCCCCGTCGAGTGGGATCAGGTGCGTACGGCGATCCCGGGCGGGGAGGGTCTGCCGTCGAGTGTCATCAAGGGCCGAACCCGACAGGTCGCCGCGTTTCTTGCCGTCAACGGGCGTCTGCCGGTGGACGTGTTCGAACTCGAAGGTGCCCCGAGGGTTCCGCGGATGCTGTTGCTCGCGGCGTGTGACCGGCAGCAGGCCACCATCGAACGCAACGACACCGACCCGGCCAAGGCGCTCCTGCGCGTGCAGTTGCCTACCCGTGCGGATCCGCGCTCGTATCGGGACTGGACGTGGGTGGCGTGTCCGATCAGCCTGCCACCCACCGTGCCCGCCTCGGCGATCCTGCACCTACCCACCCTCCGCGTCACCAGCCGACAGGTACGAGCCGATGTCGCCTACACGCATGCCGTGCCCAAGGCGAAGCGTGCTGGGCACACGGTGGCGCTGGGCGTGGACTGGGGGCTGAACACCCTCCTCAGCGCGGGAGCCCTGCGACTGCACCCCGACGGGCGGATCACGGCGTTGGGGGCCGGGGGGCAGTTCCGCGCCGCCGGTGTCCTGGCCAAGCAGCATCGTCTGCGCCGTCACGGTCAGCGGCTGCACGCCAAGGCCGACCACTACCAGCGACTCGCCGGCGGCGACTCGCAGCACAACCTCGCCGGTAAGCATGCCGTCCTGAGGGACGAGATCCGCCACGTGTCCGCCCGGCGTTCGAAGTTGAATGACGCGCTCGCGTGGGCTGCCGCCCGGTGGGCTGTGGATCAGGCGATAGCCGCCCGGGCGACCGTCATCTATGTGGAAGACCTGCGGTCGATGGAAGCACGAGGCATGGGCGCCACCATGAACACGCGCCTGTCTCAGCAGGTCCGCGGAAAGATCGTCGACCGGATGCGACACCTCGCCGCCGAGCACGGGGTCGCCGTGGTCACCGTCCCCGCCCGCAACACCTCCAAACACTGCCCCCAGTGCCTGACCCCGCTACGGCACTGCAAAGCCCCCGACCGGCCGAGCGTGGCCGGCTGGAAGTGGGCCATCTGCCCCCACCAGTCCTGCGGCTGGCAGGGCGACCGCGACCATGGGGCCTGGCGGCGGATCGCCGCCCGCGGCCTGACCCACCAGGCCAAGACCGTCACTGACAAGACCAGCGGGCACATGGTGATCCGTACGGTCGTGGACACCCTCGAAGCCACCGCCGTCGTCACCCCCACCGCCTGCAAGGCCAGCCGGAGGGATCGGTCGAAGACCGGCCCCACCCGCCACCAGCCACCACGCCCCGCGCCCAGGCGACGCAGGGCACCCTCCCCCACCCGACCCCACCACGGGCGGGCGGGCAAGCGTCCGGAGGGACACGCACCAACGGACCGGAACAGGCTGCCCCGCGCAGCCCACCGACACCAGGGCGTGAACACGATCAGCACACCCACCACCGGCCACCGGCCACGAGGGGCAGCCCTAGGCGCGGGATTCCACTTCCACGCCCACGCATCCCCACCACGATGGGAAACGATCCCGGAAATTCAGTCCAACTCAGGATCACTAAGCTGA
- a CDS encoding SigB/SigF/SigG family RNA polymerase sigma factor, with protein MFGQTTTPTPPPTDRGLEDLDAAALAYAARIEGLPPERRQEARDDLVRFALPFAGRLARRYRGRGEPLEDLEQVARLGLVNAVDRYDPERGSFTAYAAITIVGEIKRHFRDRTWGVHVPRRLRDLILEVGQATAALTSELSRAPSVAELAARLETPEEEILAALESAAGYSPASLNAPVGGESSAEFGDLVGESDTALESVDDRVTVSGLLHRLPWRERRILAMRFYGNQTQAEIAARFGISQMHVSRLLSRALTWLRQAMLADTPPPWQNGAAEAEPAKAKISVKQNGDRVVVEVGGEVDRDGADQLRRAMLEAVTGQPREVVVDLVGAGGFDAGGIAALMAGRDAAARTGVPLRLTRVQPAVRRSLAAAGLPSAD; from the coding sequence ATGTTCGGACAGACCACCACACCCACACCACCTCCGACCGATCGGGGTCTGGAGGACCTCGACGCGGCGGCCCTGGCGTACGCGGCACGGATCGAAGGGCTGCCGCCCGAGCGGCGGCAGGAGGCACGGGACGATCTCGTCCGCTTCGCGCTGCCCTTCGCCGGGCGGCTGGCCCGCCGCTACCGGGGCCGCGGGGAGCCGCTGGAGGACCTGGAGCAGGTGGCCCGCCTCGGCCTGGTCAACGCCGTCGACCGGTACGACCCGGAACGGGGCTCCTTCACCGCGTACGCGGCGATCACCATCGTCGGGGAGATCAAGCGGCACTTCCGGGACCGCACCTGGGGCGTGCACGTACCGCGCCGGCTGCGCGACCTGATCCTGGAGGTGGGGCAGGCGACGGCGGCGCTGACCAGCGAGTTGTCCCGGGCGCCCTCGGTGGCCGAGCTGGCCGCGCGGCTGGAGACGCCGGAGGAGGAGATCCTCGCCGCGCTGGAGTCGGCCGCCGGCTACAGCCCGGCCTCGCTGAACGCGCCGGTCGGCGGGGAGAGCTCCGCCGAGTTCGGTGACCTGGTCGGCGAGTCGGACACCGCCCTGGAGTCGGTCGACGACCGGGTCACGGTCAGCGGCCTGCTGCACCGGCTGCCCTGGCGGGAGCGGCGGATCCTGGCCATGCGCTTTTACGGCAACCAGACCCAGGCGGAGATCGCGGCCCGGTTCGGCATCTCCCAGATGCACGTCTCCCGGCTGCTGTCCCGGGCGCTGACCTGGCTGCGGCAGGCGATGCTCGCCGACACCCCGCCGCCCTGGCAGAACGGCGCGGCCGAGGCCGAGCCGGCGAAAGCCAAGATATCGGTCAAACAGAACGGTGACCGGGTGGTCGTCGAGGTCGGCGGGGAGGTCGACCGGGACGGCGCGGACCAGCTCCGCCGGGCGATGCTGGAGGCGGTGACCGGGCAGCCGCGCGAGGTGGTCGTCGACCTGGTCGGCGCGGGCGGCTTCGACGCCGGCGGGATTGCCGCGCTGATGGCCGGCCGGGACGCTGCCGCCCGCACCGGGGTGCCGCTGCGGCTGACCCGGGTGCAGCCGGCGGTCCGCCGTTCCCTCGCGGCCGCCGGCCTGCCGTCGGCCGACTGA